Genomic DNA from Desulfuromonas versatilis:
ATGGAGACGTTCTTGAGGATCTGTTCACTCCCCCTGACCTTGCGGATGATCCGTACGCGGCTCTTGGAGGCGATGGGGGAAAACCCCCCGGCCATGGTGATGGCCTTGATGACCGTCGTCCCCTCCTCCAGGCGATACGAATTGGGTCGGCCCACCTCTCCGGTCACGTAAAAGACTTCGGCCTTGGCGACAAACACGTTGTCCCCGTCCATGATCGGCGCATCCAGTGTCGCCAGCCCTCTTTCCAGCAGGTCCTTGAGATTCACGGTGATCAGCTGCTCCTGGTCGCCGCCGGGACCGGACTTGCGTTTGATAGTGGCCTTGTCGCCGGCCTCGGGGGTGAGCCCCCCGGCCTTGGAGACCAACTCCAAAAGGGAGGTCGGCCCGCTCAGCTCGTAAAGGCCCGGCGTCCTCACCTGGCCGATGATAATCGCTCTCTTGCTGCGAAACTCTTCGACAAAAACGCTGACCTGCGGGTTGACGATGTACCCGTCAGCCAGTTTTCTGGCAAGCTGGTCGGAGACCTGGGCCACGCTCAAGCCACCGACCTTGACCTGGCCGAGCAGCGGAAAATGGATTGTCCCGTCACTGTTGACCCGGACAGTGGCGTCCAGGTCCGGGTTGTCGTAGACGGTCACCTTGAGCACGTCGCCGTCGCCCACCTGGTAGTTGGTATCCACCGCCCAGGCTGGGGGATTCAGGCTGAAGAGCGCCAGGAGAACTGCCATCAGCATCCATCGCTTCATGATTCCACCTTTTCCCGGGGAGCGGAGTATTCCCGCCGTCCGTCGCCGCATCGGGGTGTTTG
This window encodes:
- a CDS encoding SLBB domain-containing protein, translated to MKRWMLMAVLLALFSLNPPAWAVDTNYQVGDGDVLKVTVYDNPDLDATVRVNSDGTIHFPLLGQVKVGGLSVAQVSDQLARKLADGYIVNPQVSVFVEEFRSKRAIIIGQVRTPGLYELSGPTSLLELVSKAGGLTPEAGDKATIKRKSGPGGDQEQLITVNLKDLLERGLATLDAPIMDGDNVFVAKAEVFYVTGEVGRPNSYRLEEGTTVIKAITMAGGFSPIASKSRVRIIRKVRGSEQILKNVSMDVPVLPEDVIVVPESFF